The DNA segment TTTTTGACAGCATGGCAGCGTCTGGATCAAACCCCTGAGAGATCAGACGCTGGCGTTCTTTGTTAAGATTGTAGAACAGTTTTCGCTGAGCCTGCGTAGTACCAACTTTTACAAGTCTCCAGTTATCCATAATAAATTTTAGAATGTATGCTTTAATCCAGAAGGAAGCATAATAGGAGAATTTGATGCCTTTATCAGGGTCAAACTTGTTAACTGCGCGCATAAGACCAACGTTGCCTTCCTGAATCAGGTCGAGAACGTTTTGCATCCAGCGGCGCTGGAAGTCCATTGCAATTTTAACAACAAGGCGGAGATGGGAGGAAACAAGACGAAACGCAGCATCTGAGTCGTTATTCTCCTGCACACGTTTGGCTAATTCAAACTCTTCGTCAGGTTTGAGCATGGGAAACTTGCTGATTTCGCGTAAATATGTACTCAGGGAGTCGGTTGAGCGAGCGCGCGCAGAAGAGCTTTTATCTACGAATACCGGCAAGGTGTCAGGCGTTTCGCTGTCGTCTTCTTCTGTAATATCGATAACAGGATCAATATCTAAGCTTTCCTCTTCGTCAGAATCTTCTATGTCGAGAGTTTCGACATCAGTTGCATTGTTGTCTTCAAGGGAATTCTTAGTGTTGTTTTTAGATTTGGTCATAATCCTGTTTTTATATAATCCTTTATGGCTTGGCACAAACACTGTTGTTACGCAGTATCTATGTCTGGTTAACCGTGTGGATACGTGCTATTTACCAATAACAAACTATATAGTTTTTGTTTGTTCTTTTCAATGTTTTTCAGTAGAGCAATACTTTCTTAAATTAATGATTTGACGCCGTGTGTGGCGCGAAAATACTTTTTGGACACGTTTAGGAGTTGTTTGTGGCAGATTTTCGTAGTGCCTTGTCTTCTGGTGAGTTTATATTTTTCGATGGTGCAATGGGAACAATGCTGCAAGCACGCGGGTTGACAGCCGGTGTAAGTCCGGAAGTCTGGTGTATGTCAAACCCTGATGTTTTGCAGGGGGTTCATAGTGACTATGCCCATGCCGGTGCTACAGTTCTTACTACTAATACTTTTGGCGGAACTTCATATAAGCTTCCGGAAGGTATCGATGTTGTTGGTTTTAACCGCGAAATGGCAGCTGCTGCCAAGCGTGCAGCCGTTGAATCCGGTAGAGAAGTTTATGTAGCAGGTAGCGTTGGTCCTACCGGACATT comes from the Halodesulfovibrio marinisediminis DSM 17456 genome and includes:
- a CDS encoding RNA polymerase factor sigma-32, which codes for MTKSKNNTKNSLEDNNATDVETLDIEDSDEEESLDIDPVIDITEEDDSETPDTLPVFVDKSSSARARSTDSLSTYLREISKFPMLKPDEEFELAKRVQENNDSDAAFRLVSSHLRLVVKIAMDFQRRWMQNVLDLIQEGNVGLMRAVNKFDPDKGIKFSYYASFWIKAYILKFIMDNWRLVKVGTTQAQRKLFYNLNKERQRLISQGFDPDAAMLSKKLNVSEEQVVEMEQRLDASDMSLNIPVGDDTGGATKMDFLPALGPGIEDVLSDHQMAEMLTQKISEIEHKFNDKELEILHKRLLSDDPVTLREIGEQFGITRERVRQIEARLLQKIRDHLFKEIKDFSKDWIQR